A DNA window from Gorilla gorilla gorilla isolate KB3781 chromosome 19, NHGRI_mGorGor1-v2.1_pri, whole genome shotgun sequence contains the following coding sequences:
- the WDR41 gene encoding WD repeat-containing protein 41 isoform X6: MQAYERNFWDPSPQLDTQQEIKLCQKSNDISIHHFTCDEENVFAAVGRGLYVYSLQMKRVIACQKTAHDSNVLHIARLPNRQLISCSEDGSVRIWELREKQQLAAEPVPTGFFNMWGFGRVNKQASQPVKKQQENATSCSLELIGDLIGHSSSVEMFLYFEDHGLVTCSADHLIILWKNGERESGLRSLRLFQKLEENGDLYLAV; encoded by the exons ATGCAGGCCTATGAACGCAACTTCTGGGACCCATCTCCACAACTGGACACCCAACAAGAAATaaaactctgtcaaaaatcaAATGACATTTCTATTCATCATTTCACATGTGATGAAGAG AATGTATTTGCTGCAGTTGGAAGGGGTTTATACGTGTATAGCCTTCAAATGAAGCGTGTGATTGCCTGCCAGAAAACTGCACATGACTCCAATGTCCTGCACATTGCCAGACTTCCAAACAG GCAGTTAATCTCATGCTCAGAAGATGGCAGTGTACGCATTTGGGAGTTAAGAGAAAAACAGCAGCTTGCAGCTGAGCCTGTACCAACAG gtttttttaaCATGTGGGGATTTGGAAGAGTCAACAAACAAGCCAGCCAACCTGttaaaaagcagcaagaaaatgcTACTTCATGTTCACTGGAGCTTATTGGAGATTTGATTGGACACTCATCATCTGTGGAG ATGTTTCTATACTTTGAAGATCATGGACTAGTGACGTGCTCCGCTGATCATCTCATTATTTTGTGGAAAAATGGAGAGCGAGAATCTGGATTGCGCAGTTTaagattatttcaaaaattagagGAGAACGGTGACTTATACCTTGCTGTCTAG